CGATTAAACTGTGACACACATACATTGAATAAATTATGAACCACATTTCTATATACCTGTGATTGAAAATCGTATTGATTCATATCTATTTGTCGTTCAAAATGCTGGCCTATAATTCGTGGTCCATTCCAATCAAACGGTTTTTTATTTTTCGTCATCGAAGTCATATTTTGGCGATAATTGTATAAACAATCAGGTAGTATATATAGCGACTGAGCACGGTAAATACACGGTTTAACGCAAGCGTGATCTTCTCCTACGCTTACATAGGAATCTACTAATAACTGCTGCTGCTGATAAATCGTCCGGCGAAATGCTTTCGCCCATAAACTTGGAGCAAAATATACACCTCGCTTACTTTCTATTAACTGCGGATATATCTTTTTCTCTATATCTGTTTGATCATATAATCCTATTTGCATGGGTATAGGGCGTTGCACTTTTCTATTGTTATAAATCCAAGTGGCGCCACAACATACTATATCTACTCCATATGTATATATTATCTCTGCAAATTTTTCTAAATAGTTGTTATCAATCCAATCATCACTATCAACACACACAACATATTTGCCGGTTGCGATTGCAACACCAGCTTGCCTTGCACTGACTAATCCACCATTTATTTTGTGTATAACATATATCCTAGAGTCACTTTCTGCATATTTATCACAAATATGCGGGCAATTATCTGGAGAGCCATCGTCTACCAATATAAGTTCAAAATCTTTAAAGCTCTGTGCTATGATACTTTGCACACATTGCTCTAAATATTTCTCTGTTTTATAGACAGGCACTATTACACTGAACAATGAGGAATTCCCGTTCATGCGTGACACTCAATTATCTGGTATATCTGCATAGTTAAAGAAAT
The window above is part of the Cloacibacillus sp. An23 genome. Proteins encoded here:
- a CDS encoding glycosyltransferase family 2 protein — encoded protein: MPVYKTEKYLEQCVQSIIAQSFKDFELILVDDGSPDNCPHICDKYAESDSRIYVIHKINGGLVSARQAGVAIATGKYVVCVDSDDWIDNNYLEKFAEIIYTYGVDIVCCGATWIYNNRKVQRPIPMQIGLYDQTDIEKKIYPQLIESKRGVYFAPSLWAKAFRRTIYQQQQLLVDSYVSVGEDHACVKPCIYRAQSLYILPDCLYNYRQNMTSMTKNKKPFDWNGPRIIGQHFERQIDMNQYDFQSQVYRNVVHNLFNVCVSQFNRDDKYTIIALDIRKQISSPYYRHAIIKSSFKRYWKGTFVRFVLLFKITEIIWLYHKYICKRHCL